Proteins encoded by one window of Psychromonas sp. L1A2:
- a CDS encoding anti-phage deoxyguanosine triphosphatase, whose translation MRLEKNTTTVEEHNKSIQLGATIKTNDVDLSINNAWLERLIEEPNKKRRLDQRTPFQRDKARVLHSAAFRRLQSKTQIHNNGLSDFYRTRLTHSLEVAQIGTGIIANLQMIQPEFHALLPGNNLIETICLSHDIGHPPFGHGGETALNYMMIEHGGFEGNGQTFRILTQLEQYTEHNGMNLTRRSLLGLLKYPICLSELSNSYPIDNSRNFRQLKTEEWMPAKGIYDHDKALLDSVLAPLCESDRRLFGSKRTPINDSKQHLKSKYKSFDCSVMEIADDIAYGVHDLEDAIAMGIINKALWQEKVLTQLYDIKDFCLHDQLQEITDNLFSLQHFKRKDAIGSLVNALITSISIQRVNKQFIEPLLAYNAYLDPAMYQALEILKSFVLNYVIKSPDLQILEYRGQQIVMELFETFKAGPLRFLPESAKQLWKAQNGDESREQRVIADYISSLTDNHALRLHASLFSSNQTTPMMGEHAF comes from the coding sequence ATGCGTTTAGAAAAGAACACGACAACGGTTGAAGAACATAATAAAAGTATTCAACTTGGTGCAACAATAAAAACAAATGACGTCGATCTTTCTATTAACAATGCTTGGCTAGAACGTCTGATAGAAGAGCCTAATAAAAAAAGACGATTAGACCAACGTACCCCCTTTCAACGTGATAAAGCACGTGTATTACACTCGGCAGCATTTCGACGTTTACAATCTAAGACTCAAATTCATAATAATGGCCTCAGTGATTTTTACCGTACTCGCTTAACACATTCTTTAGAAGTGGCACAAATCGGTACGGGTATTATTGCTAACTTACAAATGATTCAGCCAGAATTTCATGCTTTGTTACCCGGTAACAATTTAATTGAGACAATTTGCTTAAGCCATGATATTGGCCACCCTCCTTTTGGTCACGGTGGTGAAACGGCTCTTAATTATATGATGATAGAACACGGTGGCTTTGAAGGTAATGGACAAACCTTTCGAATTCTAACGCAGCTTGAGCAATATACAGAACATAACGGCATGAACTTAACCCGCCGTAGTTTATTGGGGCTATTAAAATACCCAATCTGTTTGAGTGAACTCAGTAATTCCTACCCTATTGATAACAGTCGTAATTTTCGTCAATTAAAAACTGAAGAATGGATGCCTGCAAAAGGTATTTATGATCATGACAAAGCATTATTAGATTCTGTTTTAGCGCCGTTGTGTGAAAGTGATCGACGTTTATTCGGCAGTAAAAGAACACCGATAAACGACTCGAAACAACATTTAAAATCTAAATATAAATCTTTTGATTGTTCGGTGATGGAAATCGCGGATGACATTGCCTATGGCGTGCATGACCTTGAAGATGCGATCGCGATGGGCATTATTAATAAAGCCTTATGGCAAGAAAAAGTACTGACGCAGTTATATGACATTAAAGACTTTTGTTTACATGACCAGCTACAAGAAATAACAGACAATTTATTTTCATTGCAACACTTTAAGCGTAAAGATGCGATTGGCTCATTAGTGAATGCATTAATTACATCTATCAGCATTCAACGTGTTAATAAACAGTTTATAGAGCCATTATTGGCTTATAACGCATACTTAGATCCCGCTATGTACCAAGCTTTAGAAATTCTAAAAAGCTTTGTTTTAAACTATGTTATCAAAAGCCCTGATTTACAAATTTTAGAATACCGAGGACAACAAATTGTCATGGAGTTGTTTGAAACCTTTAAAGCGGGACCCTTACGCTTTTTGCCTGAGAGTGCGAAACAGTTATGGAAAGCACAAAATGGCGATGAATCACGCGAACAAAGAGTCATTGCAGATTACATTTCAAGCTTAACCGACAATCATGCGTTGAGATTGCACGCGAGTTTATTTAGCAGTAACCAAACGACCCCAATGATGGGTGAACATGCGTTTTAA
- a CDS encoding MerR family transcriptional regulator — protein MVYSIGQLSKETQCKVPTIRYYEEIGLLDKAQRSAGNQRRYTSQQCQRLHFIRHSRALGFSLDEIKQLIHLQDCQHHDAHQAHDVAQHHLADVRSKIEQLKKLEQQLLTMIDNCDVDGSDDCLVLKSLNEVSEKDN, from the coding sequence ATGGTTTATTCGATTGGTCAACTTAGTAAAGAAACACAATGTAAGGTACCTACGATTCGTTATTACGAAGAAATTGGTTTGCTGGATAAAGCACAACGTAGTGCAGGTAATCAACGTCGTTATACCAGCCAACAATGCCAACGTTTACACTTTATACGTCATAGCCGCGCATTAGGGTTTAGTCTTGATGAAATTAAGCAGTTGATTCATTTACAAGACTGTCAACATCACGATGCACATCAAGCACACGATGTAGCTCAACATCATTTAGCCGATGTTAGAAGTAAAATTGAACAGCTAAAGAAGCTAGAACAACAATTATTAACAATGATAGATAATTGTGATGTTGATGGATCTGATGATTGCTTGGTATTAAAAAGTTTGAATGAAGTAAGTGAAAAAGATAATTAA
- a CDS encoding glutathione S-transferase, whose amino-acid sequence MSPILYSFRRCPYAMRARLAIAISEQDVRLREIVLKHKPTELLAISPNKTIPVLKINEQEVLDESLEIMVWALSKNDPQQWINDSLQEMLSLIDNNDYEFKSWLDKYKYADRFPEYEQVYYRDQAEDFLMELESRLHKQTYLFADHITLADMAIFPFIRQFASVDKNWFEQSPYLLVQQWLIKLINSDLFISCMKKYPTWLESGEEISFP is encoded by the coding sequence ATGTCACCTATTTTATATTCATTTCGACGTTGTCCTTATGCAATGCGAGCTCGCTTAGCCATTGCGATTAGCGAACAAGATGTACGATTAAGAGAAATAGTATTAAAGCACAAGCCAACAGAGTTATTGGCTATATCGCCAAATAAAACCATTCCTGTATTAAAGATAAATGAACAAGAAGTATTAGACGAAAGTTTAGAAATAATGGTATGGGCCTTAAGCAAAAACGATCCACAACAATGGATAAATGATTCGTTACAAGAGATGTTGTCACTGATCGACAACAACGATTATGAATTTAAATCTTGGTTAGATAAATATAAGTATGCAGATCGTTTTCCTGAATATGAGCAAGTATATTACCGGGACCAAGCAGAAGATTTTTTAATGGAATTAGAGTCTCGTTTACATAAACAAACCTATTTATTTGCCGACCATATCACCTTAGCGGATATGGCGATTTTCCCTTTCATTCGACAATTTGCTAGTGTAGATAAAAACTGGTTTGAACAAAGTCCCTATTTATTAGTCCAACAATGGTTAATTAAATTAATTAACAGCGACTTATTTATATCTTGTATGAAAAAATATCCTACCTGGTTAGAATCAGGTGAAGAAATTTCATTTCCTTAA
- a CDS encoding glycerate kinase — MKYRVTIIALNSCGCDAEGEVVAELEDKTIIHFYYQGSDSQAKQIFVVGKSIEVELKGENCKVEMPHGNNTSQITFPNKNCYFIATGELLSIDVLDDEVLFLLKSSFQLQFDNEFDNSEIPLCSNIKVTGELWADNWWP, encoded by the coding sequence ATGAAGTATCGAGTCACCATCATAGCTTTAAATTCCTGCGGGTGTGACGCCGAAGGTGAAGTTGTTGCTGAGTTAGAAGATAAGACTATTATTCACTTTTACTATCAAGGTTCAGACTCTCAGGCTAAACAAATATTTGTGGTTGGTAAATCCATTGAGGTAGAGTTAAAAGGTGAAAACTGTAAAGTTGAAATGCCTCATGGAAACAACACATCACAGATTACTTTTCCAAATAAAAATTGCTACTTCATTGCCACTGGAGAATTGCTGTCAATTGATGTACTAGATGATGAAGTGCTATTTCTACTTAAATCTTCTTTTCAGCTGCAATTTGATAATGAGTTTGATAACTCTGAAATACCTTTATGCTCTAACATTAAGGTTACTGGTGAGTTATGGGCTGACAATTGGTGGCCGTGA
- a CDS encoding helix-hairpin-helix domain-containing protein → MKSPDRDKISKMSDLPNIGKAISADLEKIGLTHPKQLIGKNAYELYGLHCSRLGCKQDHCIIDVFLSAISYMEGGDSLPWWHFTKERKLSME, encoded by the coding sequence ATGAAATCACCAGATCGCGATAAAATTTCGAAAATGTCAGATTTACCAAATATCGGTAAAGCAATATCGGCTGATTTAGAAAAAATTGGATTAACTCATCCAAAGCAACTCATTGGCAAAAATGCATATGAATTGTATGGACTACATTGTTCAAGACTTGGTTGCAAACAAGATCACTGTATTATAGATGTTTTCTTATCGGCAATATCTTATATGGAAGGTGGTGATTCGCTTCCTTGGTGGCACTTCACGAAAGAAAGAAAACTTAGCATGGAGTAG
- a CDS encoding nuclear transport factor 2 family protein, translating to MNIALEETRYPIPNFTEEEAIEKVRKAENAWNTKDPEVVATAYTLNSKWRNRNEFITGRQEIITLLTQKWEKEQHYKLIKELWAVKNNRIAVRFAYEWQDKSGQWFRSYGNENWQFSEKGLMEERYASINDLKIDESERKLLWKDGVRPLDYPSLSDLGL from the coding sequence ATGAATATTGCACTTGAAGAAACGAGATACCCAATACCTAACTTTACTGAAGAAGAAGCGATTGAGAAGGTACGTAAAGCAGAAAATGCATGGAATACCAAGGATCCAGAAGTGGTTGCTACAGCTTATACACTAAATAGTAAGTGGCGTAATCGAAATGAATTTATAACGGGAAGACAAGAAATTATTACGCTTTTAACCCAAAAATGGGAAAAAGAGCAACACTATAAATTAATTAAAGAATTATGGGCTGTAAAAAACAACAGAATTGCCGTTAGATTTGCATATGAATGGCAAGATAAATCAGGGCAATGGTTTAGGTCGTATGGCAACGAGAATTGGCAATTTAGTGAGAAAGGACTAATGGAAGAACGTTATGCCAGCATTAACGACCTTAAAATAGACGAGTCTGAACGAAAACTATTATGGAAAGATGGAGTGCGTCCTTTAGATTACCCAAGCTTATCGGATTTAGGCTTGTAA
- a CDS encoding SIR2 family NAD-dependent protein deacylase encodes MSEYFEIAYAAVSNRLCLFTGTGFSKAVSLNEAPSWQGLLEEICLLTPRGKDLKLALFPENGKNPLSLEEVAQVLSIELLSNHKNLHDEVSKIISKVEIKGNNSAISQFLSTKSVRVVTTNYDKLAEKLAGSERCQSITPGLPIPRSSTQVKVYHVHGSIESPENMVVTSDDYFKFMNTNSYFSKKLSTVLHENTVVILGYSLGDANLKSIINDYKGFSRDHVIGANIFLVSRNAVDQSVKDYYAHCYGIRVMDSLEVNDFFVNLNMYLPEAEKCTESSIENIRKVVFQSAYFTPSFLKMENAFYEIISSIGAIGKSIEHPEVVRALGQIIESKRKLTSENNAWEQYEHLARWLIYLSSILEIKGTSIEKVYLDATLRSMTSMCREHRVGYSWHAYNSWNIRWSSIISKNRVMIKEFIKEKTYNIDALAVVNQI; translated from the coding sequence GTGAGCGAGTATTTTGAAATTGCATATGCCGCTGTATCAAATAGATTATGTTTATTTACTGGTACTGGTTTTTCTAAAGCAGTTAGCTTGAATGAAGCTCCAAGTTGGCAAGGATTACTCGAAGAAATCTGTTTGTTAACACCTAGAGGTAAAGACTTAAAATTAGCTCTATTTCCCGAAAATGGAAAAAACCCACTGAGTTTAGAGGAAGTTGCACAAGTTTTATCTATAGAACTGTTAAGCAATCATAAAAATCTTCACGATGAAGTGTCTAAGATAATTTCAAAAGTTGAAATTAAAGGGAATAATTCTGCAATTTCTCAATTTTTGTCTACAAAATCTGTCCGTGTTGTTACTACAAATTATGATAAATTAGCTGAAAAATTGGCTGGGTCAGAGAGGTGTCAGTCTATAACTCCTGGGTTGCCAATTCCACGCTCTTCAACACAAGTGAAAGTCTACCATGTACATGGATCTATAGAGTCTCCTGAAAACATGGTCGTAACTTCAGACGATTATTTTAAATTTATGAATACAAACTCTTATTTTTCAAAGAAACTTAGTACTGTATTACATGAAAATACGGTTGTAATTCTTGGGTATTCATTAGGTGATGCCAATCTAAAATCAATTATTAACGACTATAAAGGTTTTTCTAGAGACCATGTAATTGGTGCAAATATTTTCTTAGTTTCGAGAAATGCTGTCGATCAATCAGTAAAAGACTATTATGCGCATTGTTACGGTATTCGCGTTATGGATTCGCTGGAAGTAAATGATTTTTTTGTTAATTTGAATATGTACCTTCCTGAGGCTGAAAAATGCACTGAATCCTCAATCGAAAATATTAGAAAAGTAGTTTTCCAAAGCGCTTATTTCACTCCATCGTTTCTAAAAATGGAAAATGCATTTTACGAAATTATATCTTCTATCGGAGCTATTGGTAAAAGCATAGAGCATCCTGAAGTCGTTCGGGCATTGGGGCAAATTATCGAATCTAAACGTAAACTAACTAGTGAAAATAATGCTTGGGAACAATATGAGCACCTTGCTAGGTGGTTGATATATTTATCTAGTATTTTAGAAATTAAGGGGACATCGATTGAGAAAGTATATTTAGATGCAACATTAAGATCTATGACCTCGATGTGTCGAGAACATCGTGTTGGCTATTCATGGCACGCTTACAACTCATGGAACATCCGTTGGTCAAGTATAATTTCTAAGAATAGGGTAATGATAAAAGAGTTTATTAAAGAAAAAACATACAATATAGATGCCCTCGCAGTGGTGAACCAAATTTAG
- a CDS encoding integron integrase: MKSPFLSAVTENMRMKFYAEKTIKAYVYWIKSYIYFNNKKHPFDCHDKEVESFLSYLANIKKVAPKTQALALNALVYLYRDFLDKPLTLTLKFKKTNTQPKLPIVLTPEEVSVLLAEIPVSISLPCYLLYGSGLRLMEAVKLRIQDIDFDYLSINIWHAKGGKHRRVTLAPELKGVLQDQIAKVHLYYQEDIQRADYKGVYLPYALAGKYPNAAKEFKWHYLFPSSLLSIEPGTKNLRRHHIHETNIQKTIKKTAQKLNFSKQVTPHTLRHSFATHLLQRGADIRTVQEQLGHTDIRTTQIYTHVLHAGANCVRSPLSDLMIDRK, translated from the coding sequence ATGAAATCTCCATTTTTGTCAGCAGTTACTGAAAATATGCGCATGAAGTTTTATGCAGAAAAAACAATTAAAGCTTATGTATATTGGATAAAGTCTTATATTTACTTTAATAATAAAAAACACCCATTTGATTGCCATGATAAAGAAGTAGAGTCTTTCCTTTCTTACCTCGCTAATATCAAGAAAGTAGCCCCAAAAACTCAAGCATTGGCACTTAATGCATTAGTTTATTTATATCGAGATTTTTTAGATAAACCATTAACTTTGACGCTTAAGTTTAAAAAAACGAATACACAACCCAAACTACCGATTGTGCTGACACCCGAAGAAGTTTCGGTTTTGCTAGCAGAGATTCCGGTATCAATCTCACTCCCTTGTTATTTATTATACGGGAGTGGGTTGAGGCTAATGGAGGCTGTTAAATTACGAATACAAGATATTGACTTTGATTACCTCTCAATTAATATTTGGCATGCTAAAGGAGGTAAACATCGCAGAGTAACACTTGCTCCTGAACTTAAGGGTGTTTTACAAGATCAAATAGCTAAAGTTCATTTGTATTATCAGGAAGATATACAACGGGCTGATTATAAAGGAGTTTATTTACCTTATGCATTAGCAGGTAAATACCCGAATGCGGCTAAAGAATTCAAGTGGCATTACCTATTTCCTTCGTCCCTGCTATCGATTGAACCAGGAACTAAAAACCTAAGACGTCACCATATACATGAAACAAATATTCAAAAAACAATAAAAAAGACGGCACAAAAATTGAACTTTAGTAAGCAAGTTACCCCTCATACATTACGCCATTCATTTGCAACTCATTTATTACAAAGGGGAGCAGACATTCGAACTGTACAAGAGCAATTAGGCCATACAGATATCCGTACCACACAAATCTACACTCATGTATTACATGCGGGTGCAAATTGTGTAAGAAGTCCGCTATCAGATTTAATGATTGATAGAAAATAA
- a CDS encoding nickel/cobalt transporter, with product MHWQKEINEQIIELLYSTQTQLLASGFSLISAAFIYGVLHSLGPDHGKLIVTTYLSTHPTKVKISLILTVLSALLQAIVAIVVVSILLLLFNSTMREVNNEANHFISLSFYSVVILGSIVIWRNMKTLFKEFYSRPCTGAIMVLLFSNTLGLYWLGIISALFMSVGTALTTSSIAIMTTIGTKLVQGYLSNGDKNNIHFKSKRRKTINTLIKLTGGILLVLMGGILLKSQPVGMSAVF from the coding sequence ATGCACTGGCAAAAAGAAATAAATGAACAAATAATTGAGTTATTATATTCAACTCAAACTCAACTCTTGGCCTCTGGTTTTTCACTTATCTCTGCGGCTTTTATATATGGTGTATTGCATTCCCTTGGCCCAGACCATGGTAAGTTAATTGTTACAACGTATCTTTCAACTCACCCGACTAAGGTCAAAATAAGTTTAATACTCACCGTTTTGTCTGCTTTGCTACAAGCAATAGTGGCCATTGTTGTTGTCTCAATATTATTGCTGCTATTTAATTCAACCATGCGCGAAGTCAATAATGAAGCAAACCACTTCATCAGTTTAAGTTTTTATTCCGTTGTGATATTAGGCTCAATCGTCATCTGGCGTAATATGAAGACACTTTTCAAAGAATTTTACTCCCGCCCTTGTACAGGTGCAATCATGGTATTACTCTTTTCTAATACCTTGGGGCTGTATTGGCTAGGAATTATTAGTGCATTGTTTATGTCGGTTGGTACCGCATTAACAACCTCTAGCATTGCTATTATGACAACAATAGGAACAAAGCTAGTACAAGGTTACTTAAGCAACGGGGATAAAAACAATATTCACTTTAAAAGTAAAAGAAGAAAAACTATCAATACTTTAATTAAATTAACGGGTGGCATTTTATTAGTATTAATGGGGGGTATATTATTAAAATCTCAACCAGTTGGCATGTCAGCGGTATTTTAA
- a CDS encoding cation transporter, translated as MAGCCNHQADFTGIDPVYKRILIAIILINGIMFFVEMFAGVQSNSQSLQADALDFLGDTLTYGISLWVIGKSLSLRSNIALLKGVSLLLMAIYVLSSTLYKFWFIQTPDAGIMGSIAILAFVANVVSVLLLMKYKDGDANVRSVWLCSRNDAIGNLVVLIAASGVWVTDSALPDLIVAAFLATLFLSSAKQIIQQANQEKRLQRLSTNEHEQKQSNDHCSLKAEDQTHNHQHEHKH; from the coding sequence ATGGCTGGATGTTGTAACCACCAAGCAGATTTCACCGGTATTGATCCTGTTTATAAGCGTATATTAATCGCCATCATTTTAATCAACGGCATTATGTTTTTTGTTGAAATGTTCGCCGGCGTACAATCAAACTCACAATCGCTACAAGCCGATGCTTTAGACTTTTTAGGCGATACGCTAACTTACGGTATCAGCTTATGGGTTATCGGAAAATCCTTGTCATTGCGCAGTAATATCGCCCTATTAAAGGGTGTTAGCTTATTGTTAATGGCCATTTATGTATTATCTTCGACCTTATATAAATTCTGGTTTATACAAACGCCTGATGCAGGCATTATGGGGAGTATTGCGATACTTGCCTTTGTAGCCAATGTAGTCAGTGTATTACTACTAATGAAATATAAAGATGGCGATGCCAATGTGCGCTCAGTTTGGTTATGTAGCCGTAATGATGCAATCGGAAACTTAGTAGTTTTAATTGCCGCTTCAGGTGTATGGGTTACCGACAGTGCTTTACCTGATTTAATTGTAGCGGCCTTTTTAGCAACTCTTTTCTTAAGCTCTGCAAAACAGATCATTCAACAAGCAAACCAAGAAAAAAGATTACAACGATTAAGTACTAATGAGCATGAACAGAAGCAATCTAATGACCATTGTAGTCTAAAGGCAGAAGACCAGACACATAACCATCAACATGAACATAAACATTAG
- a CDS encoding YceI family protein, with protein MKKVLIASALSAIMALPMSAIAADYKIDTTHAFVNFKVSHLGYSFIQGRFNKFEGQFSYDEKNVAASKVTINVNTTSLDSNHAERDKHLKSDDYINAGKFSTAKFVSTSVAEKADGGLAITGDMTFHGVTKPLVVDAKIIGQGDDPWGNYRTGLEATARLELAEFGMNVKGASTYVDLDIVLEGIRQ; from the coding sequence ATGAAAAAAGTACTAATCGCGTCAGCTTTAAGCGCAATAATGGCTTTACCAATGAGCGCAATCGCAGCAGATTATAAGATAGATACAACGCATGCTTTTGTTAACTTTAAAGTTAGTCACTTAGGTTACAGCTTTATTCAAGGGCGTTTTAATAAATTTGAAGGACAGTTTAGCTATGATGAAAAAAATGTAGCGGCGTCTAAAGTGACAATAAACGTTAACACAACCAGCTTAGATTCAAACCATGCAGAGCGAGATAAGCATCTTAAAAGCGATGATTACATTAATGCAGGTAAATTTTCTACAGCCAAATTTGTTAGTACGAGTGTTGCAGAAAAAGCCGATGGCGGTTTAGCTATTACAGGTGATATGACCTTCCATGGTGTCACTAAACCACTTGTTGTTGATGCTAAAATCATTGGTCAAGGTGATGATCCATGGGGCAATTACCGTACAGGTTTAGAGGCTACAGCACGATTAGAATTAGCTGAATTTGGCATGAATGTTAAAGGTGCATCAACTTACGTTGATTTGGATATCGTATTAGAAGGTATTCGTCAGTAA
- a CDS encoding IS91 family transposase → MSQFIALLERYQAQLEQQYGGLLNQDIRRAITDMLHCKNDVNRTTQWHCGHCQHDQQLPASCGNRSCPQCLHQTTSNWLAKQTDKLLPVHYFMVTFTLPYQLRVLARQHPKALYQLMLQVTAGILKDFAKRENKGSLGFTSVLHTHNRRRECHPHVHIIVPCGRYDTTKKQWHKSDAKYLFNEFALAKVWRARVIDAINHSAELTMPTDTPKKWMVDCRKVGFGASAFKYLSRYLYRGVLPDKDIINLSEEMVTFKYKESSTNMTKERTLPVLEFLWLILQHVLPKGLQRVRDYGFLRGNAKQLRLQILLILGSDISTMATPVKRKRAICICPCCHHEMHFMGLSRLRN, encoded by the coding sequence ATGAGCCAATTTATTGCACTACTTGAGCGCTATCAAGCACAACTGGAGCAACAATATGGTGGATTGTTGAATCAAGATATTCGTCGCGCTATCACTGATATGCTGCACTGTAAAAACGATGTAAATCGAACGACCCAATGGCATTGTGGCCATTGTCAGCATGACCAACAACTCCCAGCATCTTGTGGGAATCGAAGTTGTCCACAATGTTTGCATCAAACAACTTCAAATTGGTTAGCTAAACAGACCGATAAACTATTACCCGTACACTATTTTATGGTCACCTTTACGCTACCCTATCAATTGAGAGTACTGGCTCGTCAACACCCCAAAGCACTGTATCAATTGATGTTACAAGTGACGGCGGGCATATTAAAAGACTTTGCCAAGCGAGAGAATAAAGGCAGTTTAGGGTTTACTAGCGTATTACACACGCATAATCGGCGACGTGAATGTCATCCTCATGTGCATATCATTGTGCCCTGCGGACGTTACGATACGACAAAGAAACAATGGCACAAAAGTGATGCAAAATATCTGTTTAATGAATTTGCACTCGCTAAAGTATGGCGGGCAAGAGTCATTGATGCGATTAATCACAGCGCTGAGTTAACCATGCCCACTGACACGCCTAAAAAATGGATGGTCGATTGCCGTAAGGTCGGATTTGGTGCCTCTGCTTTTAAATACTTATCACGTTATCTGTATCGTGGCGTGTTACCCGATAAAGACATTATTAACCTCTCCGAGGAAATGGTCACATTTAAGTATAAAGAAAGCAGCACTAATATGACTAAAGAACGTACTTTACCTGTGCTCGAATTCTTATGGTTAATCTTACAACACGTGTTACCAAAAGGTCTGCAGCGGGTGAGGGATTATGGGTTTTTAAGAGGTAATGCCAAACAACTGCGACTACAAATATTGCTGATATTGGGGAGCGACATAAGCACAATGGCGACACCAGTAAAACGCAAGCGTGCTATCTGTATTTGCCCATGCTGTCACCATGAAATGCATTTTATGGGCTTAAGTCGACTGAGAAACTAA
- a CDS encoding cytochrome b produces MTKYNKLAKSFHWLSAILVIGLFAAGYWMVDLSYYSEWYQTAPYWHKSVGLCFVAITIARLIWKLVSTAPTIEGSAFEKKAATFAHYLIYILLFTMFLSGYLISTADGRGIDVFNWFEVPGLGSFIENQEDLAGQVHEYAAYILIGLSSLHALAALKHHFMNKDNTLKKML; encoded by the coding sequence ATGACAAAATACAATAAGTTAGCAAAATCGTTTCATTGGTTATCAGCCATTTTAGTTATTGGTTTATTTGCAGCTGGATATTGGATGGTTGACCTTAGCTATTATAGTGAATGGTATCAAACAGCCCCTTACTGGCATAAGTCTGTTGGTCTATGTTTTGTCGCGATCACGATAGCGAGATTGATCTGGAAACTTGTATCAACCGCACCAACGATAGAAGGCTCAGCTTTCGAAAAGAAAGCGGCTACTTTTGCACATTACCTTATCTATATTTTGCTATTTACCATGTTTTTATCCGGTTACTTAATATCAACGGCAGATGGTCGCGGTATTGACGTTTTTAATTGGTTTGAAGTACCTGGTTTAGGGTCCTTTATTGAAAATCAAGAAGATCTCGCAGGACAAGTACATGAATATGCAGCTTATATTTTAATCGGCTTATCAAGCTTACATGCCCTTGCCGCTTTGAAACATCATTTTATGAATAAAGATAATACGCTTAAAAAAATGCTTTAA
- a CDS encoding site-specific integrase, whose amino-acid sequence MNTSEQQHFNLLYQQHLTNLTLQGMRPATIDAYSRAVRRITTFFDRTPDTLTKADLKCYFAQLIQTHSWSTIKLDRNGLQFFYKHTLDRQWEWLNIVKPPQVKRIPDILTPQQIGLIISHTRALRYQVFFLVLYSMGLRLSEALDLTVNDIDSHTMQVHIREGKGGKDRLLPLPKRTLSALRCYWSTHRHPQLLFPSIGKNTQVPMDKGSVQKALKKVMTELGINKSISPHSLRHCFATHLLEQGIDLRSLQILLGHHSLNTTAKYTQLTPLKQKDNVTALNQLTERLSIQWEAS is encoded by the coding sequence ATGAACACCTCAGAGCAACAACACTTTAATCTTTTATATCAACAGCATTTGACCAACCTAACACTGCAAGGCATGAGACCTGCCACGATTGATGCCTACTCTCGTGCAGTACGTAGGATAACTACCTTTTTTGACCGCACACCTGACACATTAACCAAAGCAGATTTAAAGTGTTACTTTGCACAACTCATTCAAACTCACTCGTGGAGTACCATTAAATTAGACCGAAATGGATTACAGTTTTTTTATAAACATACTCTCGATAGACAGTGGGAATGGCTCAATATTGTCAAACCACCACAAGTAAAACGCATTCCCGACATCCTCACGCCACAACAAATTGGACTGATAATTAGCCACACTCGTGCATTGCGTTATCAGGTGTTTTTTCTTGTTTTGTACAGCATGGGATTACGCTTAAGTGAGGCCCTTGATTTGACGGTGAACGACATTGATAGCCATACCATGCAAGTGCATATTCGCGAAGGTAAAGGAGGTAAAGACCGTTTACTCCCTTTACCCAAACGAACACTTTCTGCATTACGTTGCTATTGGTCAACGCATCGTCATCCGCAGTTGTTATTTCCAAGTATTGGTAAAAACACACAAGTGCCGATGGATAAAGGCAGTGTGCAGAAAGCGTTGAAAAAAGTGATGACTGAATTGGGTATTAATAAATCTATCAGTCCACATTCATTACGACATTGCTTTGCAACTCATCTCTTAGAGCAAGGTATTGACCTACGCTCCCTGCAAATACTATTGGGACATCACAGCCTGAATACGACAGCGAAATACACACAACTCACTCCACTCAAACAAAAAGATAATGTCACCGCCTTGAACCAGTTAACCGAAAGGTTATCAATTCAATGGGAGGCATCATGA